A genome region from Triticum aestivum cultivar Chinese Spring chromosome 2B, IWGSC CS RefSeq v2.1, whole genome shotgun sequence includes the following:
- the LOC123047171 gene encoding probable pectinesterase/pectinesterase inhibitor 58 encodes MTNKAATASIIAAVGVVAVIGTIAAVTTSRKASDDGGNMSTSIKLSQLCSSTLYPAKCENSLTPVVNESSNPEEVLRAALQVAMNEIGDAFAKYTDVGRGAADKITLSAIGECKKLLDDAIVDLKDMAGLRADQVVVQVNDLRVWISGVMTYIYTCADGFDKPELKHAMDRLLRNSTELSSNALAIITRVGQFLHQAQDTKSDSTGGGSRRLLGWYMGDAHDVESRRRLLAINGRLDEIADVGDASRRLLSETMDEITEMSHDGDRHLSETMDQIDEMSHSGDRHLSETMDEIDEMSHDGDRHLSETMDEIDEMSHEGDRHLSETMDQIDEMSHDGDRHLSETMDQIDEMSHDGDRHLQDVSTPNLTGNVSTSNITGKANTSQVMSFGDGSSASMFFGVSNLTKEADFVRRRLLSMSFNDISSENEVKQYGERNRRRLLNDASSDNEVKQYGEGNRRRLLNDASSDNEVKQYGEGTRRRLLGDASSDNEVKQYGEGNKRRLLGDASSDNEVKQYGEGSKRRLLGDASSDNEVKQYGEGSKRRLLGDASSDNEVKQYGEGTRRKLLNEVSSDNEGKQYGEGSKRRLLSDASPDNEVKQYGEGNKRRLLSDASSGNEVKEYGEGNKRRLLSDASSDNEVKQYGEGNRRRLLSTQMQSIADMSAHMNRRLLTTELPEHLAGKRQLLSNKLVMINEVAKEANCELEAIGDGRFPEEEDQRVLATEVVGTIDDLPNQQRRKLLSAGAFPEWVSSHTRRLLQAPGGLQKPNAVVAADGSGNFKTITEALNSVPPKSTARFVIYVKAGEYKEYVTVSKDQANVFMYGDGPTKTRVIGDKSNKGGFATIATRTFSAEGNGFICKSMGFVNTAGPDGHQAVALHVQGDMSVFFNCRFEGYQDTLYVHANRQFFRNCEVLGTIDFIFGNSAAVFQNCLMTVRKPMDNQGNMVTAHGRTDPNMPTGIVLQGCKIVPEDALFPVRQTVPSYLGRPWKEYSRTVIMESTIGDLIKPEGWSEWMGDLGLKTLYYAEYANTGPGAGTSKRVTWPGYRVIGQAEATQFTPGVFIDGMSWLKNTGTPNVMGFIK; translated from the exons ATGACCAACAAGGCCGCCACCGCCAGCATCATCGCCGCCGTGGGCGTCGTCGCCGTCATCGGCACGATCGCCGCGGTCACCACGTCCAGGAAGGCCAGCGACGATGGTGGCAACATGTCCACCAGCATCAAGCTCTCCCAGCTCTGCTCCTCCACGCTGTACCCGGCCAAGTGCGAGAACAGCCTCACCCCCGTCGTCAACGAGTCCTCCAACCCGGAGGAGGTCCTCCGGGCCGCGCTCCAGGTGGCCATGAACGAGATCGGCGACGCCTTCGCCAAATACACCGACGTCGGCAGGGGCGCCGCCGACAAGATCACCTTGAGCGCCATCGGCGAGTGCAAGAAGCTGCTCGACGACGCCATCGTGGACCTCAAAGACATGGCCGGCCTCAGGGCGGACCAGGTCGTCGTCCAGGTCAATGACCTCAGGGTCTGGATCTCCGGCGTCATGACCTATATCTACACCTGCGCCGATGGCTTCGACAAGCCGGAGCTCAAGCATGCCATGGACAGGCTGCTGAGGAACTCAACAGAGCTCAGCAGCAACGCCCTGGCTATCATCACCCGCGTCGGCCAGTTCCTGCATCAAGCACAGGACACCAAGAGTGATTCCACCGGCGGAGGGAGCCGCCGACTTCTCGGGTGGTACATGGGTGACGCGCACGACGTGGAAAGCAGGCGCCGGCTTCTAGCTATCAATGGCAGGCTGGACGAGATCGCAGATGTGGGAGACGCGAGCCGGCGCCTCCTGTCAGAGACGATGGACGAGATCACTGAGATGTCACACGACGGAGACCGCCACCTGTCGGAGACGATGGACCAGATCGATGAGATGTCCCACAGCGGAGACCGCCACCTGTCGGAGACGATGGACGAGATCGATGAGATGTCCCACGACGGAGACCGCCACCTGTCGGAGACGATGGACGAGATCGATGAGATGTCTCACGAGGGAGACCGCCACCTGTCAGAGACGATGGACCAGATCGATGAGATGTCTCACGACGGAGACCGCCACCTGTCGGAGACGATGGACCAGATCGATGAGATGTCCCACGACGGAGACCGCCACCTCCAAGACGTGAGTACGCCCAACCTCACCGGAAACGTGAGCACATCCAACATCACCGGAAAAGCGAACACGTCCCAGGTCATGTCGTTCGGCGACGGCTCGTCGGCCTCGATGTTCTTCGGCGTCTCCAACCTGACTAAGGAGGCCGACTTCGTCCGGCGCCGGCTGCTGAGCATGTCGTTCAACGACATCTCGTCGGAGAACGAGGTTAAACAATACGGTGAACGCAACCGGCGAAGGCTCCTCAACGACGCCTCGTCGGATAACGAGGTTAAACAATACGGCGAGGGCAACAGGCGAAGGCTCCTCAACGACGCATCATCGGATAACGAGGTTAAACAATACGGCGAAGGCACCAGACGAAGGCTCCTCGGCGACGCCTCGTCGGATAACGAGGTTAAGCAATACGGCGAAGGCAACAAGCGAAGGCTCCTCGGTGACGCCTCGTCGGATAACGAGGTTAAGCAATACGGCGAAGGCAGCAAGCGAAGGCTCCTCGGCGACGCCTCGTCGGATAACGAGGTTAAGCAATACGGCGAAGGCAGCAAGCGAAGGCTCCTCGGCGACGCATCATCAGATAACGAAGTTAAACAATACGGCGAAGGCACCAGGCGAAAGCTCCTCAACGAGGTCTCATCGGATAACGAGGGTAAACAATACGGTGAAGGCAGCAAGCGAAGGCTTCTCAGCGACGCCTCGCCGGATAACGAGGTTAAACAATACGGCGAAGGCAATAAGCGAAGGCTTCTCAGCGACGCCTCGTCGGGTAACGAGGTTAAGGAATACGGCGAAGGCAACAAGCGAAGGCTCCTCAGCGACGCTTCGTCGGATAACGAGGTTAAACAGTATGGCGAAGGTAACAGGCGAAGGCTCCTGTCCACCCAGATGCAGAGCATCGCCGACATGTCAGCGCATATGAACCGCCGCCTCCTCACGACGGAGCTCCCCGAGCACCTCGCCGGCAAGCGTCAGCTCCTGTCCAACAAGCTCGTCATGATCAACGAAGTCGCCAAGGAGGCCAACTGCGAGCTCGAGGCGATCGGCGACGGCAGGTTCCCCGAGGAGGAGGATCAGAGGGTGCTGGCAACGGAGGTTGTCGGCACGATCGACGACCTGCCCAACCAGCAGCGCCGCAAGCTGCTGTCCGCCGGTGCGTTCCCGGAATGGGTGTCGTCCCACACCCGGAGGCTCCTCCAGGCTCCCGGCGGGCTGCAGAAGCCCAACGCGGTGGTGGCCGCGGACGGGAGCGGCAACTTCAAGACCATCACGGAGGCCCTCAACTCCGTGCCCCCGAAGTCCACCGCCCGCTTCGTCATCTACGTCAAGGCCGGCGAGTACAAGGAGTACGTCACCGTCAGCAAGGACCAGGCTAACGTCTTCATGTACGGAGATGGGCCCACCAAGACCCGGGTCATCGGCGACAAGAGCAACAAGGGAGGCTTCGCTACCATTGCCACCCGCACCTTCT CGGCGGAGGGGAACGGGTTCATCTGCAAGTCGATGGGGTTCGTGAACACGGCGGGGCCGGACGGGCACCAGGCGGTGGCGCTGCACGTGCAGGGGGACATGTCGGTGTTCTTCAACTGCAGGTTCGAGGGGTACCAGGACACGCTGTACGTGCACGCCAACCGGCAGTTCTTCCGCAACTGCGAGGTGCTGGGCACCATCGACTTCATCTTCGGCAACTCGGCGGCGGTGTTCCAGAACTGCCTCATGACGGTGCGGAAGCCCATGGACAACCAGGGCAACATGGTGACCGCGCACGGGCGCACGGACCCCAACATGCCCACCGGCATCGTGCTCCAGGGGTGCAAGATCGTGCCGGAGGACGCGCTGTTCCCCGTCAGGCAGACGGTGCCTAGCTACCTCGGACGGCCGTGGAAGGAATACTCGAGGACGGTGATCATGGAGAGCACCATCGGCGACCTCATCAAGCCCGAGGGGTGGTCGGAGTGGATGGGTGACCTCGGTCTCAAGACGCTCTACTACGCCGAGTACGCCAACACCGGGCCCGGCGCCGGGACAAGCAAGAGGGTGACCTGGCCGGGGTACCGTGTCATCGGACAGGCCGAGGCCACGCAGTTCACCCCCGGCGTGTTCATCGACGGCATGAGCTGGCTCAAGAACACCGGCACGCCTAACGTCATGGGCTTCATCAAATGA